The Clostridiaceae bacterium HFYG-1003 genome includes a window with the following:
- a CDS encoding DUF2000 domain-containing protein codes for MEFDTKIKIVLRNDLEPWQELNVTAFLMSGIAGTQDIVGQPYQDKNNVQYLPMSQQPILIHSATGEQLKELLQKALTKDVVLSIYTEELFKTYNDDDNRAMVAQFATEELNLVGIGIRGKKNHVDRLLKGFELHK; via the coding sequence ATGGAATTTGATACCAAGATAAAAATTGTTTTAAGAAATGATCTCGAACCATGGCAAGAACTGAATGTTACCGCTTTCTTGATGAGTGGTATTGCCGGAACCCAAGATATCGTCGGTCAACCTTATCAAGATAAGAATAATGTTCAATATCTACCTATGTCGCAGCAACCAATACTTATTCACTCTGCTACTGGAGAGCAATTGAAAGAACTGTTACAGAAGGCTTTGACAAAGGATGTTGTACTCTCGATATATACCGAGGAGTTATTCAAAACCTACAATGATGATGATAACCGCGCAATGGTCGCACAATTTGCAACAGAGGAATTAAATTTAGTTGGGATTGGCATTAGAGGGAAAAAAAATCATGTCGATCGTCTGCTGAAGGGATTTGAACTGCATAAGTAG
- a CDS encoding LysR family transcriptional regulator codes for MELKNLFTVKKIVETGNYQNAARALNYAQSTITFQIKQLESELGIQIFEKDGTRMKLTQEGLGILPIIDRILGATEELCSYRDNTGEVRGTLKVALPETLITYQIQPILRAFKEKAPNVKLSLQVMNCYAIQEHLQNGEIDIAIHYEIGKYPGSITTNPIKTYPLVLVASPALDEGQRDFISSGQKKSICHIQNDPNALYLKIFHQYLKGKDICLDTGLELWSIETIKQSVMSNLGIAYLPRFTVETELQQGKMIEIETEIPDGEIKAIYAYNKIKWMSPAMDLFLRILNEHFSSSGTEIIKKM; via the coding sequence ATGGAACTAAAAAATCTGTTTACAGTCAAAAAAATAGTAGAAACCGGTAACTACCAAAACGCTGCAAGGGCGCTTAATTATGCGCAATCGACCATCACGTTTCAAATAAAACAGCTTGAAAGCGAATTGGGCATACAGATTTTTGAAAAGGATGGCACTCGAATGAAGCTGACGCAGGAAGGATTAGGCATTCTTCCAATCATCGATCGAATCCTGGGCGCAACGGAAGAGCTTTGTAGCTACAGAGACAACACCGGTGAGGTTCGGGGTACGCTCAAAGTTGCTTTGCCCGAGACACTGATCACATATCAAATTCAGCCGATACTTCGGGCTTTCAAGGAAAAAGCCCCCAACGTAAAATTATCGCTTCAGGTTATGAATTGCTATGCAATTCAGGAGCATTTACAAAATGGAGAAATAGATATTGCCATCCACTACGAAATTGGCAAATACCCTGGAAGCATTACAACTAACCCAATAAAAACTTATCCTCTTGTTTTGGTTGCATCACCGGCTTTAGATGAAGGTCAGCGTGATTTCATAAGTTCGGGTCAGAAGAAGTCCATATGTCATATTCAGAATGATCCTAATGCACTATATCTTAAAATCTTCCATCAATATTTGAAGGGAAAAGATATATGCTTAGATACAGGGCTTGAACTATGGAGCATAGAAACGATTAAACAGAGCGTAATGAGCAACTTGGGGATTGCCTATCTGCCACGTTTTACAGTGGAGACTGAGCTGCAACAGGGCAAGATGATCGAAATCGAAACGGAAATCCCAGATGGAGAGATCAAGGCAATTTATGCATATAATAAAATCAAATGGATGAGTCCAGCGATGGATCTGTTTTTGCGAATATTAAACGAACATTTCAGTTCTTCCGGCACGGAAATCATAAAGAAGATGTGA
- a CDS encoding epoxyqueuosine reductase: MDSKEIKEFGLQLGYSKVGITSAEGFPDYVKEVESRGDEFSILSYTTTNPLKDALPKIKMSDAKSIIVLVYDYFKYDYPEELTKMIGKAYLGRCYGPQPGTINYARLQLMKDYLSENGCKVDSSIGVPARWAGAQAGVTTFGRNNFAYAEDCGSYIIISTIVVDRELEYDEPTMECKCPPNCRICMDACPMQAIYKPFHLNPKKCISFNNWMTQAGREPISPHIPYELREKMGCHIHGCDICQDVCPRNHIKRQMPKKMDPFIEAIAKDITLPNILHMTEEFYNKRINPIMYNYIKDKRYFQRNAAIAMGNLEDIAFIPDLEMELNNPDEMIQDAVEWALQKIKAKYKMF, from the coding sequence ATGGATTCAAAAGAGATCAAGGAGTTTGGCTTGCAATTAGGATATAGCAAAGTAGGCATAACCTCAGCGGAGGGCTTTCCCGATTATGTAAAGGAGGTGGAGTCCAGAGGTGATGAATTCAGTATTCTGTCTTATACGACAACCAATCCTTTGAAAGATGCGCTTCCAAAAATAAAGATGTCCGACGCGAAATCTATAATTGTTTTGGTTTATGATTATTTCAAATACGATTACCCAGAAGAGCTTACAAAAATGATTGGCAAAGCTTATTTGGGGCGTTGTTATGGACCACAACCAGGAACAATAAATTATGCAAGACTCCAATTGATGAAGGATTATTTGTCTGAAAATGGATGCAAAGTTGATTCATCGATCGGAGTACCTGCAAGGTGGGCGGGTGCACAGGCTGGTGTGACAACTTTCGGACGAAATAATTTTGCCTACGCAGAAGATTGTGGCTCTTATATAATCATCAGCACTATTGTTGTAGATAGAGAATTGGAATATGATGAACCCACTATGGAATGTAAATGTCCTCCAAATTGCAGGATATGTATGGATGCTTGCCCAATGCAGGCTATCTATAAACCGTTCCATTTGAATCCAAAGAAATGTATTTCTTTCAACAACTGGATGACACAGGCGGGCAGAGAACCAATCTCACCCCATATTCCATATGAGTTACGGGAAAAAATGGGCTGTCATATCCATGGGTGTGATATTTGTCAGGATGTTTGTCCTCGGAATCATATAAAACGCCAGATGCCGAAAAAGATGGATCCTTTCATCGAAGCTATTGCAAAGGATATTACACTGCCAAACATTCTGCACATGACGGAAGAGTTTTATAACAAAAGAATCAATCCTATCATGTATAATTACATCAAGGATAAACGCTATTTCCAGAGAAATGCAGCGATTGCCATGGGCAATCTGGAAGATATCGCATTCATTCCTGATTTAGAAATGGAACTAAATAACCCTGACGAGATGATTCAAGATGCGGTAGAGTGGGCGTTGCAGAAAATCAAAGCGAAGTACAAAATGTTTTGA
- a CDS encoding DEAD/DEAH box helicase family protein, giving the protein MGLVGKSILSEEDIKLRYITPAILGAGWDRNTQVRMEYTFTAGRIILRGNITARGRKKSADYLLSYKRNFPLAIVEAKDNKHSVGAGLQQAIEYAKALDVPYVYASNGDGFVEQNLISGEVRDLKLDEFPSPEELYQRFKVDKGIDTAAEKVILEPYYYVPNYKTPRYYQRVAINRAVDTVAKGQNRVLLVSATGTGKTYMTFQIIYRLWKSGLKKKILFLADRNILIDQTISGDFKPFSGKLTKVQDRKLDSSYEIYTALYHQLAGDEGVEAFRQFQPNFFDLIVIDECHRGSAKEESAWRRILDYFSEATHIGCTATPIETKEASSYKYFGEPIYEYSLKQGIDDGFLAPYKVIRIGLDKDLEGYRPEAGKLDKNGFEIEDREYNVKDFDRKIVIDDRTRVVASKITEFLQKTDRFSKTIVFCIDVEHAERMRQALINENNDLYAVNDRYIMRITGDNEIGKAQLENFIDEESVYPVIAVTSRLMTTGVDAKMCKLIVLENNINSMTEFKQIIGRGTRLLEEYGKTYFTIMDFRNASRLFADPAFDGLPEVVIDLDEDDPVFDPPVDPDNSNGEGDDENPPDDGEGGSGDDEWDDKPKKYYVGDVTVRVLSERVQYLDKDGKLITESLIDYTRKNILQQYSRLDDFLRTWTEAEKKQAIIEELKDDGVLLEAVREELGKSELDDFDLICHIAYDKAPLTKKERAENVKKRHYLYKYSDVAQQVIETLLDKYANDGIKEIEDTKILQLNEFAQIGSPMKIVKAFGGKEKYLKAVQELENEIYYA; this is encoded by the coding sequence ATGGGGCTTGTGGGTAAGAGTATATTATCAGAGGAAGATATCAAGTTAAGATACATCACTCCGGCAATACTAGGAGCTGGATGGGACCGAAATACGCAAGTTCGTATGGAATACACTTTTACTGCCGGACGTATCATTTTGCGAGGAAACATCACGGCTCGAGGAAGAAAAAAGAGTGCTGATTATCTTTTATCCTACAAAAGGAATTTTCCATTAGCGATTGTGGAAGCCAAGGACAATAAGCACTCGGTTGGAGCTGGACTTCAGCAAGCTATCGAGTATGCAAAGGCTTTAGATGTTCCCTATGTGTATGCTTCCAACGGTGATGGATTTGTTGAGCAAAACCTGATTTCTGGCGAAGTTAGAGATTTAAAACTCGATGAATTTCCGTCCCCTGAAGAGTTATATCAAAGGTTTAAAGTCGACAAGGGAATAGATACGGCTGCAGAAAAAGTGATTCTGGAGCCATATTATTACGTTCCAAATTATAAGACACCTCGCTATTATCAGCGAGTGGCTATTAATCGCGCTGTTGATACTGTGGCAAAAGGCCAAAATCGCGTGCTTCTCGTTAGTGCCACTGGAACTGGAAAAACCTATATGACCTTTCAAATCATTTATCGGTTATGGAAATCTGGTTTAAAGAAGAAAATTCTTTTCCTTGCAGACCGTAACATTCTTATTGATCAAACAATTTCGGGAGACTTTAAACCGTTCAGTGGTAAGCTGACAAAAGTACAGGATAGAAAATTAGACAGTTCCTATGAAATTTATACAGCACTTTATCATCAGCTGGCCGGGGATGAAGGAGTAGAAGCATTTCGTCAATTTCAGCCAAACTTCTTTGATCTTATTGTCATAGATGAGTGCCATAGGGGAAGCGCCAAAGAAGAATCGGCATGGAGGAGAATTTTAGACTATTTTTCTGAAGCAACCCATATCGGCTGCACAGCTACTCCGATCGAAACGAAAGAAGCGTCTAGTTATAAATATTTTGGCGAACCTATTTATGAGTACTCCTTAAAGCAAGGAATTGATGACGGTTTCCTTGCGCCATATAAAGTTATTCGCATTGGCTTAGACAAGGACCTGGAAGGATATCGCCCGGAAGCAGGAAAACTGGATAAGAATGGATTCGAGATCGAAGATCGAGAATATAACGTAAAGGATTTTGATCGGAAAATCGTCATAGACGACCGAACCCGTGTTGTAGCCTCTAAGATTACTGAGTTTCTGCAAAAGACGGATCGCTTTAGTAAGACGATTGTCTTTTGCATCGATGTTGAGCATGCCGAAAGGATGCGCCAGGCACTCATCAATGAAAACAATGATCTTTATGCAGTAAATGATCGCTATATAATGCGCATAACTGGAGACAATGAAATCGGAAAGGCGCAGCTTGAAAACTTTATTGATGAAGAAAGTGTCTATCCAGTTATTGCTGTGACCAGTAGGCTCATGACTACCGGTGTTGATGCAAAAATGTGTAAGCTGATAGTCCTTGAGAACAACATCAACAGTATGACTGAGTTTAAGCAGATCATTGGGCGGGGCACTAGACTGCTTGAAGAATACGGGAAAACGTATTTTACGATTATGGATTTCAGAAATGCCAGCAGACTTTTTGCGGATCCTGCTTTTGATGGACTACCGGAAGTCGTTATTGACCTTGATGAAGATGATCCAGTTTTTGATCCACCAGTAGATCCAGACAATTCAAATGGTGAGGGAGATGACGAAAATCCCCCAGATGATGGTGAAGGAGGTAGTGGCGATGATGAGTGGGATGATAAACCGAAAAAGTATTATGTAGGTGATGTGACTGTTCGAGTCCTGTCTGAGAGAGTTCAATACCTCGATAAGGATGGAAAACTCATCACAGAAAGCCTGATCGATTACACTAGGAAAAATATCCTTCAGCAGTATTCCAGGCTGGATGATTTCCTGCGCACTTGGACTGAAGCTGAAAAAAAGCAGGCTATCATCGAAGAACTCAAGGACGATGGTGTCTTGTTAGAGGCTGTAAGAGAAGAACTGGGCAAGTCGGAGCTGGATGACTTTGACCTTATTTGCCACATTGCCTATGACAAAGCACCCTTAACTAAAAAGGAACGGGCGGAAAATGTTAAGAAGAGACATTATCTTTACAAATATTCGGACGTTGCTCAGCAAGTAATTGAAACGCTCCTTGATAAGTATGCCAATGATGGCATTAAAGAGATTGAGGATACAAAAATACTTCAGTTAAACGAGTTTGCCCAAATAGGCAGTCCAATGAAAATTGTAAAAGCATTTGGTGGAAAAGAAAAATATTTAAAAGCAGTTCAAGAACTAGAGAATGAAATTTATTATGCATAA
- a CDS encoding type I restriction-modification system subunit M, producing MAIGNFVKRIQDVMRNDSGVNGDAQRIEQMVWILFLKIYDAKEETWELLNDNYKSIIPAGLKWRDWAVDHRDGEALTGEALLTFVNTTLFPTLKNLEIDEETPMSQVIVRYAFEDANNYQKDGVLLRQVINIIDEIDFTEYKERHAFGGIYESFLKDLQSAGNAGEFYTPRAVTDFMVKVVKPVLGEKIADFACGTGGFLTSTLKELERQVGSSLENRRIYNDSVYGVEKKGLPHMLCVTNMLIHDIDDPNILHGNALEIDYKEMRKLEPFDVILMNPPYGGSEKDSVKSNFPMELRSSETADLFMNVIMYRLKKNGRTGVIIPDGFLFGTDNAKSNIKKKLFSEFNVHTVVRMPHSVFAPYTSIRTNILFFDNTEPTKETWFYRVDMPEGYKNFSKTRPMRFEHFNEALNWWNNREEIEVDGFPKAKRYTIDEIVERSYNIDLCGFPHEEEVILEPMDLIQEYQEKRASLNAEIDHVLEQITSMLGGN from the coding sequence ATGGCAATTGGTAACTTTGTGAAAAGAATTCAGGATGTAATGCGCAATGACTCTGGCGTTAATGGTGATGCACAGAGAATTGAGCAAATGGTTTGGATTCTTTTTTTGAAAATATATGATGCAAAAGAAGAAACCTGGGAGCTTCTGAATGATAACTACAAATCCATCATCCCAGCTGGATTAAAATGGCGCGACTGGGCGGTGGATCATAGGGATGGGGAAGCACTCACTGGAGAAGCACTCCTTACCTTTGTAAACACTACTCTTTTCCCAACCCTTAAGAACCTTGAAATCGATGAAGAAACTCCAATGAGCCAAGTCATCGTTCGCTACGCTTTTGAAGACGCTAATAATTACCAGAAAGACGGAGTTCTGCTAAGACAGGTCATCAACATCATCGATGAAATTGATTTTACCGAATATAAAGAGCGGCATGCCTTTGGAGGGATCTACGAATCGTTCCTAAAAGACCTTCAAAGCGCAGGAAATGCTGGAGAATTTTATACTCCTCGGGCTGTTACTGATTTTATGGTCAAAGTAGTGAAGCCGGTATTGGGAGAAAAGATAGCTGATTTCGCCTGCGGCACAGGGGGATTTTTGACTTCAACTCTGAAAGAACTGGAAAGGCAAGTCGGAAGCTCATTGGAGAATCGTAGGATCTACAATGATTCAGTTTATGGAGTTGAGAAAAAAGGGCTTCCCCACATGCTATGCGTCACCAATATGCTCATCCACGATATTGATGACCCCAATATCCTACATGGAAATGCTCTCGAAATTGACTACAAAGAGATGAGAAAACTCGAGCCATTTGATGTGATCCTGATGAATCCACCATATGGTGGCAGCGAGAAGGACAGCGTGAAGTCCAACTTTCCGATGGAGCTGAGAAGTTCAGAGACTGCAGATCTCTTTATGAATGTGATTATGTATCGACTTAAGAAAAATGGTCGAACTGGGGTCATAATACCAGATGGATTTTTGTTTGGTACAGATAATGCAAAGTCTAATATTAAGAAAAAACTATTCAGTGAATTTAATGTTCACACAGTGGTAAGAATGCCGCATAGTGTCTTTGCACCTTACACATCGATTAGAACCAACATCTTATTTTTTGATAATACAGAACCAACCAAAGAAACCTGGTTCTATCGTGTAGATATGCCGGAAGGGTATAAGAACTTCTCCAAGACGAGACCAATGAGATTTGAGCATTTCAATGAGGCCCTCAACTGGTGGAATAACCGAGAAGAGATCGAAGTAGATGGATTCCCTAAAGCAAAGAGGTATACGATCGATGAAATTGTGGAAAGAAGCTACAACATTGATCTTTGCGGATTCCCCCACGAAGAGGAAGTGATTCTTGAACCGATGGACTTGATTCAAGAATACCAGGAGAAGCGGGCGTCACTAAATGCAGAAATTGATCACGTATTAGAACAGATTACTTCTATGCTTGGAGGTAATTAA
- a CDS encoding restriction endonuclease subunit S, giving the protein MNAQDLKNSILQLAIQGKLVEQREEEGTAKELLVKIEAEKKQLIKEGIIKKQKTLPEIKADEISFDIPESWEWVRLSEIIDVRDGTHDTPKYVVQGVPLVTSKNLKQGKIDFDNVKFISVEDSEKINMRSGVDDGDILFAMIGSIGNPVLVNKTRDFSIKNMALFKPIKNTIFNMEYLLNYLQLEQENMKSKAAGGVQSFVSLTFLRKYLVPFPPLEEQKRIVAKIEELMPYVDKYDAAYSEVEELNKKFPEDMQNSILQYAIQGKLVEQREEEGTAEELYKKIQEEKKKLIKEGKIKKTKALPEITEDEIPFDIPENWKWVRLGDVIHLTSGQDMTPNKYNDISKGIPYLTGASNIQDGEILINRWTEEPKAIALKGDVLLTCKGTVGKTTILEQDEVHIARQIMSIRTIVVDAEFIRYFLKSYVNILKSLAKSMIPGIERKNVLEAPFPLPPLAEQKRIVEKIEELLPYTNQLVKKVD; this is encoded by the coding sequence ATGAATGCACAGGACTTAAAGAACAGTATTCTTCAACTCGCCATACAGGGAAAACTTGTAGAACAGCGGGAAGAGGAAGGTACTGCAAAAGAATTATTAGTAAAGATTGAAGCTGAGAAGAAACAGCTGATTAAAGAAGGTATAATCAAAAAACAAAAGACACTACCGGAAATCAAAGCTGATGAGATTTCATTTGATATCCCTGAGAGCTGGGAATGGGTTAGATTATCCGAAATAATAGATGTTCGTGATGGAACGCATGATACACCAAAGTATGTTGTACAGGGTGTTCCTTTAGTCACAAGCAAGAATTTGAAGCAAGGTAAGATTGACTTCGATAACGTCAAGTTTATTTCTGTAGAAGATTCCGAAAAAATCAATATGAGATCTGGTGTTGACGATGGTGATATTCTGTTTGCAATGATTGGCTCAATTGGAAACCCTGTACTTGTTAATAAAACTAGAGACTTTTCTATTAAAAACATGGCGTTATTTAAACCTATAAAAAACACAATATTCAACATGGAGTATCTACTTAATTATTTACAGCTTGAACAAGAAAACATGAAAAGTAAAGCTGCTGGTGGTGTGCAGTCATTTGTTTCACTAACGTTTTTAAGAAAATACCTAGTCCCCTTCCCCCCACTTGAAGAACAAAAGCGCATCGTAGCAAAGATCGAAGAACTGATGCCATATGTCGATAAATACGATGCAGCCTATTCCGAAGTGGAGGAGCTCAATAAAAAGTTCCCGGAAGATATGCAAAATTCCATTTTGCAATATGCCATCCAAGGCAAGCTCGTAGAACAGCGAGAAGAAGAGGGAACGGCTGAAGAACTTTATAAGAAAATCCAGGAAGAGAAGAAGAAACTGATTAAGGAAGGCAAGATTAAAAAGACCAAGGCGCTTCCAGAGATTACAGAAGATGAGATCCCATTCGATATCCCGGAGAATTGGAAGTGGGTTAGGTTGGGTGATGTAATCCATTTGACATCTGGTCAGGACATGACTCCAAATAAGTATAATGATATTTCTAAAGGTATCCCTTATCTAACAGGTGCGAGTAACATTCAAGATGGAGAAATTTTGATTAATAGATGGACAGAAGAACCTAAAGCAATAGCTCTTAAAGGCGATGTTTTGTTGACTTGTAAAGGTACAGTTGGCAAAACAACAATCCTTGAACAGGATGAAGTACATATTGCTAGACAAATTATGTCAATTAGAACTATAGTTGTCGATGCTGAGTTTATACGGTACTTTCTTAAGAGCTATGTTAATATTTTGAAATCGCTGGCAAAGAGTATGATTCCTGGGATAGAAAGGAAAAATGTTCTAGAAGCTCCTTTCCCCCTTCCTCCGCTTGCAGAACAAAAACGTATTGTGGAGAAGATAGAAGAACTTCTACCATATACAAACCAACTGGTAAAGAAGGTAGACTAA
- a CDS encoding transposase, producing the protein MAMLNISIPIPTERITYKKDGPDKPRRVYHVEKRYRNALGTPTAKEVAIGKEDPTRPGWMIPNERFTEFYPLPVDAISLTPPQEVLAAGHIALLWQRAEAIGLTKALQQVFPLQAQELLAMAIYMVCEGNVMMNLDLFIRESLLSTRLSLNSQRSSELFAQISEEQRFRFFKLWSALHKDEEQTLAYDVTSISTYAEIQMAEYGYNRDQETLPQLNIGMLYGTKTALPLCYEIYSGSIVDKAFFPYMMELGELVGLNDLFYIMDRGFLTLDNLSFMAQNQLNFLMAAPKSQKIYRQALIEATAVIRHSRYHIPQTSCYGLSKVIQINELPYTLHIYLNTSSAADEEARIYQHVDRLEEELQNQMKPISITRYNKYYDVTRNASPIEEYERNHEKITEMIELAGMFCLLSNTQDKSAEEALRLYGRRDMVEKAFQNLKNSIDYDRFLTHTEKTTEGKAFVAFLSLILWSDLTNHGKNSGEKSINRLVKQMGTIKRTDYGSGCSLLQPLTRKQKDILSAFAIEPEEFLQTILHFEV; encoded by the coding sequence ATGGCAATGCTCAATATTTCAATCCCAATTCCCACGGAGCGCATCACCTACAAAAAAGATGGCCCGGATAAGCCCAGACGCGTCTATCATGTCGAAAAACGCTACAGAAACGCATTGGGTACCCCTACAGCCAAGGAAGTTGCCATTGGCAAAGAGGATCCTACTCGTCCCGGTTGGATGATCCCCAATGAACGATTCACTGAGTTCTATCCGCTGCCAGTCGATGCCATTTCCCTGACCCCGCCTCAAGAGGTTCTGGCGGCTGGTCATATCGCTCTGTTGTGGCAGCGAGCTGAGGCTATTGGATTGACCAAGGCTTTACAACAGGTATTTCCCTTGCAGGCACAAGAGCTTTTGGCGATGGCCATCTATATGGTCTGCGAAGGCAATGTCATGATGAATCTGGATCTGTTCATCCGGGAGAGCCTACTTTCTACAAGGCTCAGTCTGAATTCCCAGCGCAGCAGCGAACTGTTTGCACAGATCAGCGAAGAGCAGCGCTTTCGGTTTTTTAAGCTCTGGAGTGCTCTCCACAAAGACGAGGAACAGACCCTGGCTTATGATGTGACGAGCATATCGACCTATGCGGAGATCCAAATGGCAGAGTACGGCTATAATCGGGATCAGGAAACCCTACCGCAACTCAACATCGGCATGCTCTATGGCACCAAGACAGCCCTCCCGCTTTGCTATGAGATCTACAGCGGAAGTATCGTGGACAAGGCCTTTTTCCCCTATATGATGGAATTGGGCGAATTGGTCGGTCTCAATGATTTGTTCTACATCATGGATCGAGGCTTTCTCACCCTGGACAATCTGAGCTTCATGGCCCAGAACCAACTCAATTTCCTGATGGCTGCTCCCAAATCCCAGAAAATCTATCGTCAGGCATTAATCGAGGCAACCGCGGTGATCCGTCACTCTCGTTATCACATCCCCCAGACCAGCTGCTATGGACTGTCCAAAGTGATCCAGATCAATGAGTTGCCCTATACCCTCCACATCTACCTGAACACATCCAGTGCGGCGGATGAAGAAGCCCGGATCTACCAGCATGTTGATCGTCTCGAGGAAGAGCTGCAAAATCAGATGAAGCCCATCAGTATTACTCGGTATAACAAGTATTATGATGTGACACGCAATGCATCACCGATTGAGGAGTACGAACGCAATCACGAGAAGATCACCGAGATGATTGAGCTGGCCGGCATGTTCTGCCTGCTGAGCAATACCCAGGATAAGAGCGCAGAGGAGGCACTACGACTTTATGGGCGACGGGACATGGTGGAGAAGGCCTTCCAGAATTTAAAAAACAGCATCGACTATGACCGCTTTCTGACGCACACAGAAAAGACGACAGAAGGGAAAGCCTTTGTCGCCTTTTTGAGTCTTATTCTGTGGTCGGATTTGACCAATCATGGGAAAAACAGCGGGGAGAAATCCATCAACCGGTTGGTCAAACAGATGGGAACGATCAAGCGGACCGATTATGGATCAGGCTGCAGTTTGCTCCAGCCACTGACCAGGAAACAAAAGGACATTCTTAGCGCGTTCGCCATCGAACCGGAGGAATTTCTTCAAACCATTCTCCACTTTGAAGTGTAG
- a CDS encoding ATP-binding protein, translating to MILELATCQYIKTNTNIILQGFTGSGKTYLGCVLGKQACKMQFRTRYIRMPDLLMEYDESTLITGGPHKLLKKYSGIPLLIIDEWLMDEISDLEQHFLFELIERRYDSGSTIFCTQFRKEDWHNKLGGGVHADAIMDRIIHNAVFIETGIINMREIASGKKTLDLTGL from the coding sequence ATGATCTTGGAGCTCGCGACCTGCCAATATATCAAAACTAACACGAACATTATTCTGCAGGGTTTCACCGGATCCGGCAAAACATATCTGGGGTGTGTGCTGGGAAAACAAGCCTGTAAGATGCAATTTCGGACTCGATATATTCGGATGCCTGATTTGCTCATGGAATACGATGAGTCCACACTAATAACCGGTGGACCACATAAGCTCTTAAAGAAATATTCTGGAATCCCATTACTGATTATCGATGAGTGGCTGATGGATGAGATTTCTGACTTAGAACAGCATTTCCTGTTTGAGCTTATTGAACGGCGATACGATTCTGGTTCGACTATATTCTGTACCCAATTTCGGAAGGAAGATTGGCACAACAAACTCGGAGGGGGCGTCCATGCGGACGCTATTATGGACCGAATCATACACAATGCCGTTTTCATAGAAACTGGGATCATCAACATGCGAGAAATTGCCTCAGGGAAAAAAACATTGGACTTAACTGGACTCTAA